A window from Mangifera indica cultivar Alphonso chromosome 2, CATAS_Mindica_2.1, whole genome shotgun sequence encodes these proteins:
- the LOC123199205 gene encoding putative phospholipid:diacylglycerol acyltransferase 2 isoform X1, which yields MASILRFRKLCYVEPVKFQSFDESSKLDQKLDKKEDDINVILTAKSVLKINNKNKKYTKKPSKEWRCVDTCCWMIGCLCTTWWFLLFLYHCFPATLPGFQVPESPGVRLKRDGLMAHHPVVLVPGFVTGGLELWEGRPCAEGLFRKRLWGGSFTEIFKRPSCWLEHLSLDNETGLDPPGIRVRPVPGLVAADYFANGYFVWAVLIENLAKIGYEGKNLYMAAYDWRLSFQNTEIRDQALSRLKSKIELLYVTNGYKKVVVVPHSMGVIYFLHFLKWVETPPPMGGGGGSGWCAKHIKAVMNIGPAFLGVPKTASNVFSAEGKDIACIRAMAPGVLDFEILGLQTLEHVMRVSRTWDSVISLMPKGGETIWGSLDWSPDEEYACPSVKKARFVPSSNDKNANHSNIKTGFQVKETVKYGRIISFGKAESELPSSQIPNFDTEEFLHSSTFKNVNSSCGEVWTEYDEISRESIRMVAEKKVYTAKSLLDLLRFVAPKMMQRAETHFSHGIAENLDDPKYAHFKYWSNPLETKLPDAPDMEIHCLYGVGIPTERSYVYKLSPTNKCKSIPFRIDSSANGGEGSCLKGGVYFVDGDESVPVLSAGFMCAKGWRGRTRFNPSGIATYIREYKHKPPTSLLEGRGIESGAHVDIMGNVALIEDVLRVAAGASGAEIGGDQIYSDIIRISEKISLEL from the exons ATGGCTTCGATTCTCCGATTTCGTAAGCTCTGTTATGTTGAGCCAGTGAAGTTTCAATCCTTTGATGAATCCTCAAAACTTGATCAAAAGCTTGATAAGAAAGAAGATGatattaatgtaattttaacaGCTAAGAGTGTGTTGAAAATCAATAACAAGAATAAAAAGTACACCAAAAAGCCGTCTAAAGAGTGGAGGTGTGTGGATACATGTTGTTGGATGATTGGCTGTTTGTGCACAACTTGGTGGTTTCTCTTGTTCTTGTACCATTGTTTTCCGGCCACATTGCCCGGCTTTCAAGTTCCTGAATCGCCTGGAGTGAGGCTCAAGCGTGATGGCTTGATGGCTCACCACCCCGTTGTTTTGGTGCCTGGCTTTGTGACTGGAGGTCTAGAACTCTGGGAGGGCAGGCCTTGTGCTGAAGGCTTGTTCCGGAAGCGGCTTTGGGGCGGTAGCTTCACTGAAATCTTTAAAAG GCCCTCATGTTGGTTGGAGCACTTGTCTCTGGACAATGAGACTGGTCTTGATCCACCAGGGATTCGAGTTCGTCCAGTTCCAGGGCTGGTTGCAGCTGACTATTTTGCTAATGGGTATTTTGTGTGGGCTGTACTTATTGAAAATTTGGCAAAAATTGGTTATGAGGGGAAGAACTTGTATATGGCTGCCTATGATTGGCGGCTGTCTTTCCAAAATACAGAG ATTCGGGACCAAGCTCTTAGTAGATTGAAGAGTAAAATTGAGCTATTGTATGTAACCAATGGCTATAAGAAAGTAGTTGTGGTGCCCCATTCAATGGGGGTTATCTATTTTCTACACTTCCTTAAATGGGTTGAAACACCTCCTCCCATGGGGGGTGGTGGTGGTTCAGGTTGGTGTGCGAAGCATATCAAGGCAGTTATGAACATTGGTCCAGCTTTTCTGGGTGTTCCAAAGACAGCTAGTAATGTATTCTCAGCTGAGGGCAAAGACATTGCTTGTATCAG AGCTATGGCGCCTGGTGTTTTGGATTTTGAGATTCTTGGACTCCAAACTCTGGAACATGTCATGCGGGTATCTCGAACATGGGATTCTGTCATTTCCTTGATGCCTAAAGGCGGAGAAACAATCTGGGGTAGCTTGGATTGGTCTCCAGATGAAGAGTATGCTTGCCCATCAGTAAAGAAAGCACGGTTTGTGCCATCttcaaatgacaaaaatgccaaCCACAGTAACATAAAGACGGGCTTCCAAGTAAAAGAAACTGTTAAGTATGGAAGGATTATCTCTTTTGGCAAGGCAGAATCGGAATTACCTTCTTCACAGATCCCTAATTTTGATACAGAG GAGTTTTTGCACTCAAGTACCTTCAAAAATGTTAACTCTTCATGCGGAGAGGTCTGGACTGAATATGATGAGATAAGCAGGGAAAGCATCAGGATGGTTGCAGAGAAAAAAGTTTACACTGCAAAAAGTCTTCTTGATCTACTTCGATTTGTCGCTCCAAAAATGATGCAAAGAGCTGAGACTCATTTCTCTCATGGGATAGCTGAAAATCTAGATGATCCTAAATATGCCCATTTCAAGTATTGGTCCAATCCACTGGAAACCAA GTTGCCTGATGCACCAGACATGGAGATACACTGCTTATACGGTGTTGGTATTCCTACTGAAAGATCATATGTCTACAAGCTATCACCTACAAATAAGTGCAAAAGTATTCCTTTTCGGATAGATAGCTCAGCCAATGGAGGTGAGGGCAGCTGCTTGAAAGGCGGTGTGTACTTTGTTGACGGAGATGAGAGTGTGCCCGTTCTTAGTGCTGGGTTCATGTGTGCTAAAGGGTGGAGAGGAAGAACCAGGTTCAACCCTTCCGGCATTGCAACATACATCAGAGAGTACAAGCACAAGCCACCAACTAGCCTTCTGGAGGGGAGGGGTATCGAGAGTGGAGCACATGTTGACATTATGGGTAATGTTGCTTTAATTGAAGATGTACTGCGAGTTGCAGCTGGAGCCTCTGGAGCTGAAATTGGAGGTGATCAGATTTACTCTGATATCATAAGAATATCTGAGAAAATAAGTCTTGAGCTATGA
- the LOC123199205 gene encoding putative phospholipid:diacylglycerol acyltransferase 2 isoform X2, protein MASILRFRKLCYVEPVKFQSFDESSKLDQKLDKKEDDINVILTAKSVLKINNKNKKYTKKPSKEWRCVDTCCWMIGCLCTTWWFLLFLYHCFPATLPGFQVPESPGVRLKRDGLMAHHPVVLVPGFVTGGLELWEGRPCAEGLFRKRLWGGSFTEIFKRPSCWLEHLSLDNETGLDPPGIRVRPVPGLVAADYFANGYFVWAVLIENLAKIGYEGKNLYMAAYDWRLSFQNTEIRDQALSRLKSKIELLYVTNGYKKVVVVPHSMGVIYFLHFLKWVETPPPMGGGGGSGWCAKHIKAVMNIGPAFLGVPKTASNVFSAEGKDIACIRAMAPGVLDFEILGLQTLEHVMRVSRTWDSVISLMPKGGETIWGSLDWSPDEEYACPSVKKARFVPSSNDKNANHSNIKTGFQVKETVKYGRIISFGKAESELPSSQIPNFDTEEFLHSSTFKNVNSSCGEVWTEYDEISRESIRMVAEKKVYTAKSLLDLLRFVAPKMMQRAETHFSHGIAENLDDPKYAHFKYWSNPLETKQVQTLFSPFLQITLAKFSGNVA, encoded by the exons ATGGCTTCGATTCTCCGATTTCGTAAGCTCTGTTATGTTGAGCCAGTGAAGTTTCAATCCTTTGATGAATCCTCAAAACTTGATCAAAAGCTTGATAAGAAAGAAGATGatattaatgtaattttaacaGCTAAGAGTGTGTTGAAAATCAATAACAAGAATAAAAAGTACACCAAAAAGCCGTCTAAAGAGTGGAGGTGTGTGGATACATGTTGTTGGATGATTGGCTGTTTGTGCACAACTTGGTGGTTTCTCTTGTTCTTGTACCATTGTTTTCCGGCCACATTGCCCGGCTTTCAAGTTCCTGAATCGCCTGGAGTGAGGCTCAAGCGTGATGGCTTGATGGCTCACCACCCCGTTGTTTTGGTGCCTGGCTTTGTGACTGGAGGTCTAGAACTCTGGGAGGGCAGGCCTTGTGCTGAAGGCTTGTTCCGGAAGCGGCTTTGGGGCGGTAGCTTCACTGAAATCTTTAAAAG GCCCTCATGTTGGTTGGAGCACTTGTCTCTGGACAATGAGACTGGTCTTGATCCACCAGGGATTCGAGTTCGTCCAGTTCCAGGGCTGGTTGCAGCTGACTATTTTGCTAATGGGTATTTTGTGTGGGCTGTACTTATTGAAAATTTGGCAAAAATTGGTTATGAGGGGAAGAACTTGTATATGGCTGCCTATGATTGGCGGCTGTCTTTCCAAAATACAGAG ATTCGGGACCAAGCTCTTAGTAGATTGAAGAGTAAAATTGAGCTATTGTATGTAACCAATGGCTATAAGAAAGTAGTTGTGGTGCCCCATTCAATGGGGGTTATCTATTTTCTACACTTCCTTAAATGGGTTGAAACACCTCCTCCCATGGGGGGTGGTGGTGGTTCAGGTTGGTGTGCGAAGCATATCAAGGCAGTTATGAACATTGGTCCAGCTTTTCTGGGTGTTCCAAAGACAGCTAGTAATGTATTCTCAGCTGAGGGCAAAGACATTGCTTGTATCAG AGCTATGGCGCCTGGTGTTTTGGATTTTGAGATTCTTGGACTCCAAACTCTGGAACATGTCATGCGGGTATCTCGAACATGGGATTCTGTCATTTCCTTGATGCCTAAAGGCGGAGAAACAATCTGGGGTAGCTTGGATTGGTCTCCAGATGAAGAGTATGCTTGCCCATCAGTAAAGAAAGCACGGTTTGTGCCATCttcaaatgacaaaaatgccaaCCACAGTAACATAAAGACGGGCTTCCAAGTAAAAGAAACTGTTAAGTATGGAAGGATTATCTCTTTTGGCAAGGCAGAATCGGAATTACCTTCTTCACAGATCCCTAATTTTGATACAGAG GAGTTTTTGCACTCAAGTACCTTCAAAAATGTTAACTCTTCATGCGGAGAGGTCTGGACTGAATATGATGAGATAAGCAGGGAAAGCATCAGGATGGTTGCAGAGAAAAAAGTTTACACTGCAAAAAGTCTTCTTGATCTACTTCGATTTGTCGCTCCAAAAATGATGCAAAGAGCTGAGACTCATTTCTCTCATGGGATAGCTGAAAATCTAGATGATCCTAAATATGCCCATTTCAAGTATTGGTCCAATCCACTGGAAACCAAGCAAGTACAAACACTCTTTAGTCCGTTTTTACAAATTACACTAGCCAAATTCTCAGGAAAT GTTGCCTGA